In the genome of Thiorhodovibrio winogradskyi, the window GGTAAACGCTTTCCGCTTTCCCCGGCGTGAGCACCGTCTCGTCACGACCCGTGCCGATCCCCGTGAACCCGGGGCTCAGCCTGGCTAGGGTCGCCTTGAGATCGCGACTGCAAAAATAGGCATCAAGATAGCGGTGGAAGGCCTGCTCGATCCCCTTGGCGTTATTCGTGTTCATCAATAGGGATCCCTGGCGACTGGCCATGATCATCAAGCATTATCATTGAACCAACCGCTTATGTGGCCCCTGTTGGCAAGGATCCGCGCGGTCAGTAGCGCCCACCGGTTTTTAGCAGGTAGTTGCGCATCTCGGCGCTCTCCAAATTCATGCGCATCAGGTTGCGGTGAGTCACGCAGAAAATTGCGCGCATGACCTTGTGCGCCAGTCGTGGCGCGGGCTCGATCAGGGTATCGAACACTTCGGGTTCAAGCGTCAGAACCTGGGTTTGATCCCCTTCTTGCTCATCGGCACGCAAGGCCGCGCGGCGCGGCGCGCTGTCAATGAAGGCGCGCGTGCCGGCACATTCGCCGGGGCGCATCACATAGACGGTCTCCTCGCGCTCTCCGACCAACTTGCAGACTTGCAATCGGCCACGAGCCAGCACAAAGAGGGTGCCGCGTTGCTCGTTTTCCGAAACCAGG includes:
- a CDS encoding cyclic nucleotide-binding domain-containing protein — translated: MKDDEKIQALSQSVLGGELDEAEARQLAGLMGVVTLEPGETLVSENEQRGTLFVLARGRLQVCKLVGEREETVYVMRPGECAGTRAFIDSAPRRAALRADEQEGDQTQVLTLEPEVFDTLIEPAPRLAHKVMRAIFCVTHRNLMRMNLESAEMRNYLLKTGGRY